The following proteins are co-located in the Bombus pascuorum chromosome 3, iyBomPasc1.1, whole genome shotgun sequence genome:
- the LOC132905322 gene encoding carboxylic ester hydrolase — protein sequence MELSVIALLLLGFVNFSWQNERTHRVRTSLGDIRGYYKISRHGRKYEAYEGIPYAQPPVGKLRFEPPQPVQEWINELPAVEKGSICTQYDILSTPQNGDKVTGCEDCLYMNIYIPFRNGNESLLPVMFWIHGGGYQFGSGNEVNETLIMDRDVILVTFNYRLAFFGFFSTGDSVVPGNMGLKDQNMALRWVHDHIRNFGGDPNQTTIFGFSTGSASVHYHYLSRLSAGLFQRGISISGVALTPWAQTKYAPDRAKRFAAILGCPTRNTKEMVDCLQTRPARIISQAVSELPDHCVPFGPVVDKYGPNPFITRSPIDIIVSGEAYDAPWISGVVSEEGLCISAEFVGNDQQLKQLNDDWDNIAPYLLDYNDTLPLNQHKEVAEKIRKYYLGSEPIDSNTSLSVTHMIGDRMFAVDFQKAVILHAKINKSPVWTYYYSYRSMHSVSEIVSGGSTKNFGVSHGDDAYLVFDTRISNVSRPNDLKMQQILLDFYTSFAIEGKPRSGDVQWQTLDPNEKEFQYLHIANPRNIKMETSSDFANINFWNTIDFNENKITGQE from the exons ATGGAACTATCAGTTATCGCTTTGCTCCTGCTGGGATTTGTGAACTTTTCGTGGCAAAATGAGCGCACACACAGAGTCAGGACGTCTCTTGGAGACATACGCGGATATTATAAGATTTCTCGACATGGTAGGAAATACGAGGCGTACGAAGGTATTCCCTATGCGCAACCGCCTGTTGGAAAACTTAGGTTCGAA CCACCGCAGCCCGTACAAGAATGGATAAATGAGTTACCCGCCGTGGAGAAAGGTTCTATTTGCACCcaatatgatatattatctACCCCTCAAAATGGAGACAAAGTTACGGGATGTGAGGATTgcttatatatgaatatttatataccgTTCAGGAATGGCAATGAATCCTTGTTACCAGTGATGTTTTGGATTCACGGAGGAGGTTATCAGTTTGGTAGCGGAAACGAAGTTAACGAAACGCTTATAATGGACCGTGATGTTATCCTGGTCACGTTTAATTATCGTCTAGCATTCTTTG GCTTTTTCAGTACCGGTGACAGTGTAGTACCTGGAAATATGGGATTGAAAGATCAGAACATGGCTTTGCGTTGGGTGCATGATCATATTAGAAATTTCGGTGGCGATCCGAACCAAACAACTATTTTTGGTTTCAGTACAGGTAGTGCTAGCGTCCATTATCATTATTTGTCACGCTTAAGTGCTGGTCTTTTCCAAA gaGGAATATCGATAAGTGGCGTGGCACTCACTCCTTGGGCACAGACAAAATATGCTCCTGACAGGGCTAAAAGATTCGCAGCTATTTTAGGATGTCCAACACGTAATACAAAAGAAATGGTCGATTGTCTCCAAACTCGTCCTGCGCGAATTATATCGCAAGCTGTTAGCGAACTg CCTGATCATTGTGTACCTTTTGGACCAGTTGTTGACAAATATGGACCCAACCCTTTTATTACACGTTCGCCAATCGATATTATCGTTAGTGGCGAAGCATACGATGCTCCCTGGATTTCTGGAGTAGTTAGCGAAGAAGGATTATGCATCTCAGCAG AATTCGTTGGTAATGATCAACAGTTGAAGCAGTTGAACGATGACTGGGATAATATTGCACCATATTTACTTGACTATAACGATACTCTTCCTCTTAATCAACATAAAGAGGTTGCGGAAAAAATTAGGAAGTATTATTTGGGATCTGAACCTATTGACAGTAACACATCATTGTCGGTGACACATATGATAGGTGATCGGATGTTCGCCGTTGATTTTCAGAAAGCTGTCATTTTGCACgcaaaaattaacaaaagtcCGGTGTGGACTTATTACTACAGTTACAGATCTATGCATAGTGTTAGTGAAATTGTGAGTGGTGGTTCTACCAAGAACTTTG GGGTAAGCCATGGAGATGATGCATATCTTGTGTTTGATACTAGaatttcaaacgtttcgaGGCCGAATGACTTAAAAATGCAACAAATATTGCTCGATTTTTACACGTCATTTGCTATAGAGGG TAAACCACGTTCCGGCGATGTTCAATGGCAAACATTAGATCccaatgaaaaagaatttcaatatCTTCATATAGCTAATCCACGAAACATAAAGATGGAAACTAGTAGCGACTTTGCAAACATAAACTTCTGGAATACGatcgattttaatgaaaacaaaataactGGGCAGGAGTAA
- the LOC132905320 gene encoding LOW QUALITY PROTEIN: venom carboxylesterase-6-like (The sequence of the model RefSeq protein was modified relative to this genomic sequence to represent the inferred CDS: substituted 1 base at 1 genomic stop codon): MLIGSYGKANKRLTVAPSILKHSFKMDTTKLLIVSLFLAFVNFSYXDEQPPIVNTSLGKIRGRYKESRHGRKYEAYEGIPYAQPPVKKLRFQPPQPVKPWEGELPAIKKSSVCTQNVMAFMSHNDKVKGCEDCLYINIYASIRNGSRTLLPVMFWIHGGAFQFASGNEADETLLMDRDIVFVAVNYRLGPFGFLSTGDSVVPGNMGLKDQSQALRWVHDHISNFGGDPQKITIFGMSAGGANVHYHYLSRLSAGLFQNGISISGVALSPWPQTKHAPEKARRLATLVGCSSNKVKKMINCLQSRPARIISQAVGDFMYWLYNPFTPFGPVVDKYGLNPFITRSPIDIILSGEAYDVPWISGVVSAEGLYTAAEFITKDNLLKQLNDYWDDIAPYLLDFYDTVPIDQQKQVAERIRSYYLGSRPINKNTIWEIIKLMGDRLFDVDFEKAVRLQANVNKSPVWTYYYSYRATHSVSEILSGGSTENFGVSHGDDIFLVLESFISNVTKPEDLNMQQLLVNFYTSFAAQGMPRVDHVAWPPLNPNDTNFRYLHIASPRNIKMESSTNFACKSFWNSIHFNENKIDL, from the exons ATGCTTATCGGAAGTTATGGCAAAGCTAATAAAAGGTTGACCGTCGCACCGAGTATTTTAAAACACAGTTTTAAAATGGACACGACGAAGCTACTGATCGTTTCACTTTTCTTAGCGTTTGTGAATTTTTCGTATTAGGATGAACAGCCTCCAATAGTCAATACGTCTCTGGGGAAAATTCGAGGTCGCTATAAGGAATCTCGCCATGGTAGAAAATATGAAGCTTACGAAGGCATCCCCTATGCGCAACCTCCTGTTAAAAAGTTGAGGTTCCAA CCACCTCAACCTGTAAAACCATGGGAAGGCGAACTACCCGCTATAAAGAAAAGTTCAGTTTGCACACAAAACGTTATGGCTTTTATGTCACACAATGACAAAGTTAAGGGTTGCGAGGATTGTTTGTATATTAACATCTACGCGTCTATTAGGAATGGTAGCCGTACATTGTTACCGGTAATGTTTTGGATTCACGGAGGCGCCTTCCAGTTTGCTAGCGGAAACGAAGCAGACGAAACACTCTTAATGGATCGTGATATTGTGTTTGTCGCGGTTAATTACCGTTTAGGACCATTCG GTTTCCTTAGTACAGGAGATAGTGTAGTACCTGGAAATATGGGATTGAAGGATCAGAGTCAGGCTTTGCGTTGGGTGCATGATCATATTAGTAATTTTGGTGGCGATCCTCAGAAGATAACTATCTTTGGCATGAGTGCGGGTGGAGCCAACgttcattatcattatttgtCACGCTTAAGTGCTGGTCTTTTCCAAA ATGGAATATCGATAAGTGGAGTGGCACTCAGTCCTTGGCCACAAACAAAACATGCCCCGGAGAAGGCTAGAAGATTGGCAACTCTTGTAGGATGTTCATCAAACAAAGTGAAGAAAATGATCAATTGTTTACAAAGTCGCCCTGCGCGAATTATATCGCAAGCTGTTGGCGATTTTATG TATTGGTTGTATAATCCCTTCACGCCTTTCGGGCCAGTTGTTGATAAATATGGACTCAATCCTTTTATCACTCGTTCACCAATCGATATTATCCTTAGTGGTGAAGCATACGATGTTCCTTGGATATCTGGAGTAGTTAGCGCGGAAGGATTATATACTGCTGCag AATTTATTACTAAGGACAATCTGCTGAAGCAACTAAATGATTATTGGGATGATATTGCACCATATTTACTTGATTTCTATGATACTGTACCTATTGATCAGCAAAAACAAGTAGCAGAAAGAATTAGAAGTTATTATCTGGGATCAAGACCAATTAACAAAAACACAATTtgggaaataataaaactgatgGGTGATCGATTGTTCGACGTTGATTTTGAGAAAGCTGTCAGGTTGCAAGCAAATGTTAACAAAAGCCCAGTGTGGACTTACTATTACAGCTACAGAGCTACACACAGTgttagtgaaattttaagtGGAGGTTCAACAGAAAATTTcg GAGTAAGCCATGGCGATGACATATTTCTTGTACTTGAGTCTTTTATCTCAAATGTTACTAAACCAGAAGATTTAAATATGCAGCAACTATTAGTCAACTTTTATACATCCTTTGCTGCACAAgg AATGCCACGCGTCGATCATGTTGCATGGCCACCATTAAACCCCAATGATACTAATTTCCGTTACCTACATATAGCTAGCCCAAGAAACATAAAGATGGAAAGTAGTACGAATTTTGCGTGTAAAAGCTTCTGGAATTCGAttcattttaatgaaaacaaaatagaTTTATGA